In Desulfomonile tiedjei DSM 6799, a genomic segment contains:
- a CDS encoding ABC transporter substrate-binding protein, translated as MKWKTLAAGTMILFFCLVGGVITGEKATAQETIRLGFVADVSGVGATFYKGQKAAVDLFIEEINAAGGVMGKKLEVVVRDAQLKPDIGANMARELILSEKCDFLIGPTSSAVALAVTKVAKEFKKIVYFHTSNAEALTTTDFQPYMFQVVPNTGIEGRGIANYMAQKPYKKYGYIGPDYAYGHDQFNAFKGELAKLKPDAEIVEVVWVKLGETNYSPYIPTLMAKNPEAIFSSLWGGGLSTFIKQAKPYGIFGKAALCSLFDLDMLRVTGQDMPEGLLGYARCPFYAVDNPEMKAFVKKYYDKNQEWPADWAIMAYDGLIALTEAIKKANSTDSDKVVKALEGMKFKSLRGERYIRAEDHMANVGIYVGVTTKSPDYKGFLIMKDVVEVPAEKIWLPVEQVKKLQEGKK; from the coding sequence ATGAAGTGGAAAACCTTGGCTGCGGGCACAATGATTCTCTTCTTTTGCTTGGTAGGCGGAGTAATCACGGGTGAAAAGGCAACGGCCCAGGAGACGATTCGTCTGGGTTTTGTGGCTGACGTATCGGGAGTCGGTGCGACTTTCTACAAAGGCCAAAAGGCTGCCGTCGATCTCTTTATTGAAGAGATAAACGCTGCAGGCGGCGTGATGGGCAAAAAGCTGGAAGTAGTGGTGCGTGATGCTCAGCTTAAACCGGATATCGGGGCCAATATGGCTCGGGAACTCATCCTGAGCGAAAAATGTGACTTTCTCATCGGGCCTACGAGCAGCGCGGTTGCTCTTGCAGTTACAAAGGTAGCCAAAGAATTCAAGAAGATTGTGTACTTCCACACCTCTAATGCCGAGGCCCTCACCACGACGGATTTTCAGCCCTACATGTTTCAAGTAGTGCCGAATACCGGTATTGAAGGACGAGGAATAGCCAATTACATGGCGCAAAAGCCGTACAAAAAATACGGGTACATAGGGCCGGACTATGCGTATGGACACGATCAATTCAACGCATTCAAGGGTGAACTGGCCAAGCTGAAACCCGATGCGGAGATTGTTGAAGTGGTCTGGGTGAAGTTGGGCGAGACTAATTATTCTCCGTACATTCCCACGCTGATGGCAAAAAATCCGGAGGCCATTTTTAGCAGCCTGTGGGGCGGCGGCTTGAGCACGTTCATCAAGCAGGCAAAACCGTACGGTATATTTGGTAAAGCCGCTCTGTGCTCATTGTTCGACCTGGATATGCTTCGGGTTACCGGTCAGGACATGCCCGAAGGTTTGCTCGGATATGCGCGATGCCCCTTCTATGCGGTAGATAACCCTGAGATGAAGGCTTTCGTGAAGAAATATTACGACAAGAACCAGGAATGGCCTGCAGACTGGGCCATTATGGCGTATGACGGTCTCATCGCTCTCACCGAGGCCATTAAGAAAGCCAACAGCACCGATTCCGACAAGGTGGTGAAAGCTCTGGAGGGCATGAAGTTCAAATCCCTTCGAGGAGAACGCTACATCAGAGCTGAAGATCATATGGCGAACGTAGGGATTTACGTAGGGGTCACAACCAAGAGTCCTGACTACAAAGGCTTTCTCATCATGAAAGACGTCGTGGAAGTCCCTGCAGAAAAGATCTGGCTTCCCGTGGAACAGGTCAAGAAACTCCAGGAAGGCAAGAAGTAG
- a CDS encoding MauE/DoxX family redox-associated membrane protein, which yields MKYLTLAARLFIGALFVYASIYKLTNPAEFAVSIRNYLIVPPEWSNFIALTLPWVEIAAGVFLILGVQTKPSALLTTCMLGIFLAALVYAFSIGLDIDCGCFSSGGASSGKIGLYHLTRDSALFLTSLFILLADKGDFSLPRLTSARSA from the coding sequence TTGAAGTATCTGACTCTTGCAGCCCGCCTGTTTATAGGTGCGCTGTTCGTATACGCGAGCATTTACAAGCTGACAAACCCGGCTGAATTTGCCGTGTCTATCCGGAACTATTTGATTGTTCCTCCCGAATGGAGCAATTTCATTGCCTTGACCCTGCCGTGGGTTGAAATCGCTGCAGGTGTGTTTCTCATTCTTGGGGTGCAAACCAAGCCTTCAGCTCTGTTAACTACGTGTATGTTGGGGATCTTTCTGGCTGCCCTCGTGTATGCGTTTTCCATTGGGCTTGATATTGACTGCGGTTGTTTCAGTTCGGGGGGGGCGTCGTCAGGGAAGATCGGTCTCTATCATCTCACGCGGGACAGTGCTCTGTTTCTGACGTCGTTGTTCATTCTCTTGGCAGACAAAGGCGATTTCAGCTTACCAAGGTTGACTTCCGCTCGATCCGCGTGA
- a CDS encoding branched-chain amino acid ABC transporter permease, with protein MSAQYYLFMLVNGLTQGMLLFIIASGLSLVFGVLRVINFAHGSLYMIGAFVAYSLSTLLAGTTMLNFLLLLLIVPPAIALLGLLLEVSMFRRVYGEEHLLQLLLTYALVLILDNVVRLIWGGDPRNVSRPDFLAGSVDFLGMALPSYNVFILIVGPVIALGLWLLLYRTRAGNVIRAAVSYPDTLGALGVNVSWVMTATFMLGCWLAGLGGVLMAALANIDLGIGMEKIIECFAVVVIGGLGSVGGALLGSLIIGVGVTFFQLPLGRWALVFPYFMMALVLIVRPWGLFGRPER; from the coding sequence ATGAGCGCTCAATATTATCTGTTCATGCTGGTCAATGGGTTAACCCAGGGAATGCTCCTGTTCATCATCGCTTCAGGTCTTTCCCTGGTGTTCGGCGTGCTGAGGGTCATCAACTTCGCTCATGGATCGCTGTACATGATTGGGGCCTTTGTTGCGTATTCTCTGTCCACATTGCTGGCAGGGACGACCATGCTGAACTTTCTGTTGTTGCTCCTTATCGTTCCACCGGCCATAGCGCTCCTGGGCCTTCTCCTTGAGGTCTCCATGTTCCGGCGGGTCTACGGTGAGGAACATTTACTCCAGCTCCTGCTCACGTATGCATTGGTCCTGATTCTCGACAATGTTGTCCGGCTGATTTGGGGAGGCGACCCCCGAAACGTTTCGCGTCCGGATTTTCTCGCGGGATCGGTGGATTTCCTGGGAATGGCTTTGCCTAGCTATAATGTTTTTATCCTGATCGTCGGACCTGTAATTGCACTCGGTCTCTGGCTGCTGTTGTATCGAACCCGGGCGGGAAACGTCATTCGGGCAGCGGTTTCGTATCCCGATACGCTTGGGGCGCTTGGGGTCAATGTCTCATGGGTAATGACCGCGACCTTTATGTTGGGGTGCTGGTTGGCGGGCCTGGGAGGCGTTCTCATGGCCGCTCTGGCGAACATCGATCTCGGGATCGGCATGGAAAAGATCATCGAATGTTTCGCTGTGGTGGTCATTGGCGGCTTGGGCAGCGTTGGGGGGGCACTCCTCGGATCTCTTATCATTGGAGTTGGCGTCACCTTTTTCCAATTGCCACTTGGTCGGTGGGCTCTTGTATTTCCGTATTTCATGATGGCGCTCGTTTTGATCGTCAGGCCCTGGGGCCTGTTCGGAAGACCGGAACGGTAG
- a CDS encoding rhodanese-related (seleno)protein — MQEFVILGLSLVISVGAVLAAVAQDGVPRISKEELRAMQGSPELIIIDVRSPRDWESSDMKIRGAVREDPMNIPNWIRKYPPEKILVFYCAUPEEATSARAARTFIENGYGKVYALRGGWNEWEETKYPIEKK, encoded by the coding sequence ATGCAGGAATTTGTGATATTAGGTCTATCGCTGGTTATAAGTGTAGGGGCGGTACTTGCAGCAGTGGCCCAAGACGGGGTGCCGAGGATTTCTAAAGAAGAATTGAGGGCCATGCAGGGAAGCCCGGAGTTGATCATCATCGACGTGAGGAGCCCAAGGGACTGGGAATCCTCTGACATGAAGATCAGAGGAGCGGTTCGAGAGGATCCAATGAACATTCCGAACTGGATCAGGAAATACCCACCGGAGAAAATACTCGTTTTTTACTGTGCCTGACCGGAAGAAGCTACAAGCGCTCGTGCAGCGCGAACTTTCATTGAAAACGGTTACGGCAAAGTATACGCTCTAAGAGGTGGGTGGAACGAATGGGAGGAGACAAAGTATCCCATTGAAAAAAAATGA
- a CDS encoding sigma-54 interaction domain-containing protein: protein MQTPRPRTGRPRTAENRSALSGNAGRQSEIDLLRLIIDNIYHGIMVTDSEGFVTHFNKPYGQFLGVEPADQLGKHCTAVVENSRMHLVAQSGRPEINYPHRIKGHDMVVQRIPIKRDGKVIAVFGQVMFKDVREVSKLAKKLTMLESKVELYEHELMVLRSARYTMDSIIGMSDPMRELKREALKAAATHLPVLITGESGTGKELFAQAIHHASARRLHPFVRINCAAIPRDLMESELFGYEQGAFTGALSKGKPGKFELAHHGTVFLDEIGDLPLDMQPKLLRVLEEKEFERVGGNSVIPVDFRLIAATNQNLEQMVDDRRFRRDLFYRLNVIPLRVPALRERREDIILLARHVLDQILGDAPGLYIKIDARSETMLQNHDWPGNVRELSNVLERIVSSLDGDTIEPRHLPFRLSNFPKVTSASKDLNLREALLRAEEDILRSALTLAKNNKARAARLLGIHRTQLYKKMKKHHLPQE, encoded by the coding sequence ATGCAGACCCCACGGCCAAGAACCGGAAGACCCCGTACTGCAGAAAACCGGTCCGCGTTATCCGGGAACGCGGGACGTCAGAGTGAGATAGATCTGCTCAGACTCATTATCGACAACATTTACCACGGTATCATGGTTACGGACAGTGAAGGGTTCGTAACCCACTTCAACAAGCCGTACGGGCAGTTTCTCGGAGTCGAACCTGCCGATCAGTTGGGCAAGCACTGTACTGCGGTTGTCGAAAATTCGCGTATGCATCTCGTGGCCCAATCCGGACGACCTGAGATCAACTATCCGCACAGGATCAAAGGTCATGACATGGTTGTGCAGCGTATCCCCATCAAAAGGGATGGAAAAGTCATCGCTGTATTCGGTCAGGTCATGTTCAAGGACGTTCGGGAGGTAAGCAAGCTCGCCAAAAAGCTCACCATGCTGGAATCGAAAGTGGAACTGTACGAGCACGAGCTCATGGTCCTGAGGTCCGCCCGTTATACCATGGACAGTATTATCGGCATGAGCGATCCCATGCGGGAATTGAAGAGAGAGGCTCTCAAAGCTGCAGCAACGCATTTGCCTGTCCTGATCACGGGAGAATCCGGTACGGGCAAAGAGTTGTTCGCTCAGGCGATTCATCATGCCAGCGCTCGACGACTCCATCCCTTTGTACGGATCAACTGCGCAGCCATACCGCGAGATCTCATGGAATCCGAGCTGTTCGGGTACGAACAAGGAGCGTTTACTGGTGCTTTATCGAAAGGCAAACCTGGTAAATTCGAGCTTGCGCATCACGGAACGGTATTTCTCGATGAAATCGGAGACCTCCCGTTGGACATGCAGCCAAAACTCCTGCGGGTGTTGGAAGAAAAAGAATTTGAGCGCGTCGGCGGAAATTCCGTTATTCCCGTGGATTTCCGGCTCATAGCCGCGACAAATCAGAATCTTGAGCAAATGGTCGATGACCGGCGTTTCAGGAGAGATTTGTTCTACAGGCTCAACGTTATTCCATTACGCGTGCCTGCTCTGCGAGAGCGCAGAGAGGACATTATTCTTCTTGCGCGTCATGTGCTCGATCAAATCCTGGGCGATGCTCCCGGCCTCTACATCAAAATCGACGCACGGAGCGAAACTATGCTTCAAAACCATGATTGGCCGGGAAACGTACGGGAGCTCTCAAATGTGCTGGAACGGATCGTTTCTTCCCTGGATGGGGATACCATAGAACCGCGACATCTTCCCTTCCGCCTGTCCAACTTTCCAAAAGTGACTTCGGCTTCGAAAGACCTTAATTTGCGTGAGGCACTCCTGCGTGCCGAAGAAGATATTCTTCGTTCGGCACTGACTCTGGCAAAAAATAACAAGGCTCGAGCTGCGCGGCTTCTCGGAATTCACAGGACACAGCTCTACAAGAAAATGAAAAAACATCATCTACCGCAAGAGTAG
- a CDS encoding class I adenylate-forming enzyme family protein encodes MNLGTLPTRHAKCRPNHLALIFEEQRLTWTEFNKRVNRLARAFLSMGISKGEKIATILPNSVELLETYWAVAKIGAAVVPLSSLTRGRGLVAMLTNSDSVCVITEPGFTGHLNAVRGDLNIPEDRYLVTGGHPMEGYRDYASVTAAESDTDPTGIEIDDSDVFNIMYTSGTTGDPKGIVHTHYVRSMYCTHMASAYRMTPESVVLHAGAIVFNGAFVTLMPCFYLGATYVLQPMFSPETFIEAIRRERVTHTMMVPSQVVGMLHAKNFSAEALDSLEMILSLGAPLHKEHKDELNRHLPGRLYELYGLTEGFVTILDKYDFPNKPASVGTPPPFFEMKIVNEQGQTVPTGEVGEIVGRGPILMPGYYKRPDLTAQAIVDGWLHSGDMGYMDADGFLYLVDRKKDLIISGGINVYPRDIEEIAVQHPAVREVAVFGIPHEKWGETPLCAVILNERASVAEEDLKDWINERIEARYQRVSSVVIMDDFPRSTAGKTLKRVMREPYWAGRETRI; translated from the coding sequence GTGAATCTGGGAACCCTGCCGACTCGCCATGCCAAATGTCGTCCGAATCATCTCGCCCTGATTTTTGAAGAGCAGCGTCTCACCTGGACCGAATTCAACAAACGCGTCAACAGACTTGCACGTGCTTTCCTGAGTATGGGCATATCCAAGGGTGAGAAGATTGCCACGATCCTTCCCAATTCAGTGGAACTGCTGGAGACGTACTGGGCGGTCGCGAAGATCGGAGCCGCTGTGGTACCGCTCAGTTCCTTGACGCGCGGCAGGGGACTCGTCGCAATGCTCACGAATTCCGATTCCGTCTGTGTGATAACCGAGCCGGGGTTTACGGGCCATCTCAATGCGGTGAGAGGCGATTTGAACATTCCGGAAGACCGATATCTCGTCACCGGCGGCCATCCTATGGAGGGCTATCGAGACTATGCCTCAGTTACCGCTGCTGAATCCGATACCGATCCTACAGGGATAGAAATCGACGATTCCGACGTATTCAACATCATGTATACGAGCGGAACCACTGGAGATCCCAAGGGAATAGTGCATACACATTATGTACGGAGCATGTATTGCACCCACATGGCATCTGCATATCGCATGACTCCGGAAAGCGTGGTGCTTCATGCTGGAGCCATTGTGTTCAACGGCGCTTTTGTAACGTTGATGCCATGCTTCTATCTGGGGGCGACGTACGTCCTTCAGCCCATGTTCAGTCCGGAAACGTTCATTGAAGCTATTCGCCGGGAACGGGTGACTCATACCATGATGGTGCCTTCCCAGGTTGTGGGGATGCTCCATGCAAAGAATTTTTCGGCTGAGGCCTTGGATTCGCTGGAAATGATCCTTTCCTTGGGGGCTCCTTTGCATAAGGAGCACAAGGACGAGCTGAATCGGCATCTCCCGGGTCGGCTGTACGAACTTTACGGCCTTACAGAAGGCTTCGTGACGATTCTCGACAAGTATGACTTTCCGAACAAACCCGCATCTGTTGGGACTCCACCTCCTTTTTTCGAGATGAAAATTGTCAATGAACAGGGTCAGACAGTTCCCACAGGCGAGGTCGGTGAAATCGTAGGCCGAGGCCCTATTCTCATGCCCGGCTATTACAAGCGACCGGATCTGACTGCTCAGGCTATTGTTGATGGATGGCTCCATAGTGGAGACATGGGATACATGGATGCAGACGGATTTCTCTATCTCGTGGACCGGAAAAAGGACCTCATAATTTCCGGAGGCATAAATGTGTATCCAAGGGATATAGAAGAAATAGCCGTTCAGCATCCCGCGGTCCGCGAGGTAGCTGTTTTTGGAATCCCCCACGAAAAATGGGGAGAAACGCCTTTGTGTGCGGTAATCCTGAACGAAAGAGCGTCAGTGGCCGAAGAAGATTTGAAGGATTGGATAAACGAGCGCATAGAAGCTCGTTATCAACGAGTATCCTCCGTTGTTATTATGGATGATTTTCCCAGAAGCACAGCAGGAAAGACGTTGAAGCGTGTCATGCGGGAACCGTATTGGGCTGGAAGAGAGACGCGGATTTGA
- a CDS encoding aminotransferase class I/II-fold pyridoxal phosphate-dependent enzyme yields MSDLFSKCYAFTRDKEAIEAGFYPFFKAISRLDGPHVTVDGRDLIMVGSNNYLGLTTHPKVRQAAMEALREYGTSCSGSRFANGTIDLHEQLEATLARFVGKDAAQVFSTGFQTNQGVIAPLLSRSDTVVIDRLVHASIVEGVRLSFGKVRRFRHNDIESLRKNLEASADSQGILVVVDGVYSMEGDLAPLPEIVATSKEFNARIMVDDAHGLGVLGKSGRGTLEHFGVTDEVDLVMGTFSKSLASLGGFIAGDERVISYIKHHSRALIFSAAMPPSAIATVQAALEVIETEPEIRETLWRNTHFLRENIVAAGFETGPTESPIVPMIVGDDFRTLFFWKRLFDEGIFTNCVLAPGVPDGQQRIRMCLMATHTMEDLERVVEICTRVGKEIGII; encoded by the coding sequence ATGTCAGATCTTTTCAGCAAATGCTACGCATTCACTCGTGACAAAGAAGCCATAGAAGCCGGTTTCTATCCTTTTTTTAAGGCCATCTCCCGCCTGGACGGCCCTCACGTTACGGTTGACGGCCGGGACCTGATCATGGTGGGATCCAACAATTATCTTGGGCTCACGACTCATCCGAAAGTCAGACAAGCTGCAATGGAGGCGCTCAGAGAATACGGCACGAGCTGTTCGGGTTCCCGTTTCGCAAACGGTACTATTGACCTTCACGAACAACTGGAAGCCACTCTCGCACGATTTGTCGGAAAAGATGCAGCCCAGGTTTTTTCTACCGGTTTTCAGACCAACCAGGGGGTCATTGCTCCACTCCTCTCCAGATCGGATACCGTTGTTATCGATAGGCTCGTCCATGCGAGTATCGTGGAGGGAGTCCGTCTTTCATTCGGTAAAGTTCGACGATTTCGCCACAATGATATTGAATCCTTGCGGAAGAATCTGGAAGCGAGCGCAGACTCCCAGGGGATTCTTGTGGTGGTTGACGGGGTCTACAGCATGGAAGGCGATCTGGCCCCGCTTCCTGAAATTGTGGCAACGTCAAAGGAATTCAATGCGCGTATCATGGTGGATGACGCGCACGGTCTGGGCGTACTGGGAAAATCCGGGAGGGGAACCCTGGAACACTTCGGCGTGACTGACGAAGTAGACCTGGTGATGGGTACGTTCAGCAAATCTCTGGCTTCATTGGGCGGATTCATAGCAGGAGACGAACGGGTAATCTCGTACATAAAACATCATTCGAGGGCGCTCATCTTTTCGGCTGCAATGCCGCCTTCCGCAATTGCCACAGTTCAAGCCGCTCTGGAAGTCATCGAAACGGAACCGGAGATCCGTGAGACGCTGTGGAGGAATACTCATTTCTTGAGGGAAAATATCGTCGCAGCCGGATTCGAGACAGGACCTACAGAAAGTCCAATCGTGCCCATGATCGTAGGCGACGATTTTCGCACGTTATTCTTCTGGAAACGACTTTTTGATGAGGGAATATTCACAAACTGTGTACTGGCACCAGGAGTCCCCGACGGTCAGCAACGAATTCGCATGTGCCTAATGGCTACTCACACGATGGAAGATCTCGAAAGAGTAGTCGAAATATGCACTCGCGTTGGTAAAGAAATCGGAATCATATAA
- a CDS encoding DUF4160 domain-containing protein, giving the protein MSPTIAEVEGIEISIKLSEHGNPHIHAWYQGQKVKVFIKTLGIESGGLPPNQMKKLRKWIRDNREHLLRQWDAITNSP; this is encoded by the coding sequence ATGAGTCCTACGATAGCTGAGGTCGAAGGGATAGAGATCAGCATTAAGCTATCCGAGCATGGTAATCCGCATATCCATGCCTGGTACCAGGGTCAAAAAGTGAAAGTCTTCATTAAAACTTTAGGCATCGAGAGTGGCGGACTTCCTCCGAATCAGATGAAGAAACTAAGAAAATGGATCCGAGATAACAGAGAGCACCTGCTGAGGCAGTGGGATGCAATCACTAATTCACCGTAA
- a CDS encoding SDR family oxidoreductase, producing MKIDLSQPTRGGITEPKIKSEEILILLDDDFNSSNVCIVTGAASGIGRATAVAAAANNLTTVGLDLNEEEGKRTQQMAKEKGGRMVFLKTDLTRDDEIEGAVQEAAKLGYIKFLVNIAGFQHIDSIENFPMEKYDLMQRIMLRAPFFLSKLCIPHMKKGPSGTGVIGNMASIHAHICTVNKPVYNITKFGLRALSQSISAEGNGKIRSFTVSTGFVKTPLVLNQIPSQAEQRSISQEEVVHDIMMGKSRVKDMMAPIETANLFMFGFSRYARYLVGGDLLFDGGIVLTY from the coding sequence ATGAAGATCGATCTTTCACAGCCGACCAGGGGCGGAATTACCGAGCCAAAAATAAAGTCAGAAGAGATCCTGATCTTACTCGATGACGATTTCAACAGCTCGAACGTGTGTATCGTTACCGGTGCAGCCAGTGGCATCGGAAGGGCAACTGCAGTTGCAGCCGCGGCAAACAACCTGACCACGGTGGGGCTGGACCTGAACGAGGAAGAAGGAAAACGGACTCAGCAGATGGCCAAGGAGAAAGGCGGCCGCATGGTCTTCCTCAAGACCGATCTCACCCGTGACGATGAAATTGAAGGAGCCGTCCAGGAAGCAGCCAAGCTTGGCTATATCAAGTTTCTCGTCAATATTGCTGGCTTTCAACATATCGATTCGATTGAAAATTTCCCTATGGAAAAATACGATCTCATGCAACGAATTATGCTAAGGGCGCCTTTCTTCCTGTCAAAGCTCTGCATCCCTCACATGAAGAAAGGCCCTTCCGGAACCGGCGTAATCGGAAACATGGCAAGCATTCATGCACATATCTGCACTGTGAACAAGCCGGTGTACAACATCACCAAATTTGGTCTCAGGGCATTATCGCAATCAATCTCTGCTGAGGGAAACGGCAAGATCAGATCGTTCACGGTAAGTACCGGATTCGTAAAGACGCCTTTAGTACTCAACCAGATTCCGTCTCAGGCCGAGCAACGGAGCATCTCACAGGAAGAGGTCGTGCACGACATCATGATGGGGAAATCGAGAGTAAAAGACATGATGGCTCCCATTGAAACAGCGAACCTCTTTATGTTCGGTTTTTCTCGATACGCACGGTATCTCGTGGGGGGGGATTTACTTTTTGATGGCGGCATAGTGCTCACTTACTAG
- a CDS encoding MBL fold metallo-hydrolase — MKLTFKGTRGNIKIRTELHFMHTSLEVRFRGKRLLIDFGEDWLPHAADLHVDAIVLTHGHPDHAWGLKRGAPCPVYATEATWKVISEFEIRDRHIMQPGRAFRIAGFSVEAFAVEHSIRCPAVGFRVTAGKKSFFYAPDIVAIVDRSAALSQVQLYIGDGATIERSLVRRSGEYVIGHTPIRTQIGWCEKEAVPQAIFTHCGTEIVSSDPAESLARVAALGEERNVQASIAWDGLEIDL, encoded by the coding sequence ATGAAGCTGACATTCAAAGGAACCCGCGGAAATATAAAGATTCGAACAGAGCTGCATTTTATGCATACTTCGCTTGAAGTAAGGTTTCGAGGCAAACGATTGTTGATAGACTTTGGTGAAGATTGGTTACCACATGCAGCAGATCTTCACGTTGATGCAATCGTGCTCACTCATGGACATCCCGATCACGCGTGGGGCCTCAAGCGCGGAGCTCCATGTCCTGTGTACGCCACAGAGGCGACATGGAAGGTTATCTCGGAATTTGAGATTCGCGACCGGCACATCATGCAACCGGGTCGTGCGTTCCGCATCGCCGGATTTTCCGTTGAAGCATTTGCTGTCGAGCATTCCATACGGTGCCCTGCAGTTGGATTTCGAGTCACTGCAGGGAAAAAATCCTTTTTCTACGCTCCGGATATCGTTGCCATTGTAGACAGATCTGCAGCTCTATCACAGGTGCAACTGTACATAGGTGATGGAGCTACTATCGAACGTTCGCTTGTGCGGCGAAGCGGTGAATACGTGATAGGGCACACTCCTATCCGGACGCAAATAGGATGGTGCGAAAAAGAGGCCGTACCTCAGGCGATTTTTACTCATTGCGGAACGGAAATTGTGTCGTCCGACCCCGCTGAATCTCTAGCGCGTGTTGCAGCACTTGGAGAAGAACGGAATGTGCAAGCCAGTATCGCGTGGGACGGGCTGGAAATCGATTTATGA
- a CDS encoding branched-chain amino acid ABC transporter permease, protein MKNQAAQASFKTGNWIAGGIVTALLFALPFVLAQLGRTGEYWIWVTTEMIISALFAMSLNLILGYGGMVSFGHAAFFGVGAYTVALLMKKAGAPLYLALLAAPLVSAFAAAIIGWFCVRLIGLYFAILTLAFGQLLYMVAFQWYTFTGGDDGIHGVPRPEFLGPVNYYLLCLILFLVCLLIMRMIINSSFGLSIRSIRENMDRANFIGINVKKYQWINFIIAGAFAGLAGGLLAELNRFAQTEFLHWSKSAEPILASLVGGMYSILGPAIGSTVLIFLKIVLQQLHKSMVDLWAIILGGILLLVVLFAPGGLVGIYQRIFGRSES, encoded by the coding sequence ATGAAAAACCAGGCTGCTCAAGCTTCATTCAAGACCGGCAACTGGATTGCCGGAGGAATTGTGACGGCGCTTCTTTTTGCACTCCCTTTCGTACTGGCGCAACTCGGTCGCACGGGTGAGTACTGGATCTGGGTTACCACTGAGATGATCATCAGTGCGCTGTTTGCCATGAGTCTCAACCTGATACTCGGGTACGGAGGCATGGTGAGCTTCGGGCACGCAGCATTTTTTGGTGTCGGGGCTTACACGGTGGCTCTCTTGATGAAGAAAGCGGGGGCGCCGCTATACCTTGCACTCTTGGCTGCACCGCTCGTATCGGCTTTTGCCGCGGCAATCATTGGCTGGTTCTGTGTCAGACTCATAGGGCTCTACTTTGCCATTCTCACTCTCGCTTTCGGTCAGCTTCTGTACATGGTGGCTTTTCAGTGGTACACGTTCACGGGCGGTGATGACGGCATCCACGGTGTTCCGCGACCCGAATTTCTCGGACCTGTAAACTATTATCTGTTGTGCCTGATACTTTTTCTCGTCTGTTTACTCATCATGCGAATGATTATCAACTCGTCCTTCGGTCTCAGCATTCGATCTATCCGGGAGAATATGGATCGAGCGAATTTCATCGGGATCAATGTCAAGAAATACCAGTGGATTAACTTCATCATAGCCGGAGCGTTTGCAGGACTGGCTGGCGGACTTCTCGCAGAGCTGAATCGTTTCGCACAAACAGAGTTTCTCCATTGGAGCAAATCCGCGGAACCGATTCTTGCGAGCCTTGTGGGAGGGATGTACTCCATACTTGGCCCGGCCATCGGCTCGACGGTTCTGATCTTCCTCAAAATTGTTCTCCAGCAGCTACACAAGAGTATGGTGGACCTGTGGGCAATAATTCTCGGAGGAATATTGCTTCTCGTGGTGCTTTTCGCTCCTGGGGGACTGGTCGGAATCTACCAAAGAATTTTCGGCAGAAGCGAATCTTGA
- a CDS encoding HU family DNA-binding protein, whose protein sequence is MREIIEVVPIDDYRLEIGFGDGERTIVDMKPLMKRKSFQPLMDKALFSQVEIDRKFGGVQWPNGIDVCTDWIEAQSKSYETRNLTRAELISQISNKTKVSKKAVDQVLKSLVGTIRRTLEENREIRIPELGTFSVVQRTGRTIVDFRTGIKIKILPTKAPRFRASKSLKDSIKKSK, encoded by the coding sequence ATGAGAGAGATAATTGAGGTCGTACCCATAGACGATTACCGACTGGAGATCGGATTCGGTGACGGCGAAAGAACCATCGTAGATATGAAGCCTCTTATGAAGCGGAAGAGTTTTCAGCCGCTCATGGATAAAGCTTTATTTAGTCAGGTTGAGATCGATCGAAAGTTCGGAGGAGTTCAGTGGCCTAATGGCATTGATGTTTGCACCGATTGGATCGAAGCGCAATCAAAATCCTACGAGACGCGGAATCTCACAAGGGCGGAACTAATATCGCAGATTTCGAATAAAACGAAGGTTTCCAAGAAAGCAGTCGATCAGGTTTTGAAATCTTTGGTTGGAACCATACGCCGCACCCTTGAAGAAAACAGAGAGATAAGGATTCCCGAGTTGGGAACTTTCTCGGTTGTTCAAAGGACCGGACGAACGATTGTTGATTTCAGGACTGGAATTAAGATAAAGATATTACCTACGAAAGCACCTCGGTTCAGAGCATCCAAGTCTCTTAAAGACTCAATTAAGAAGTCGAAGTGA